The proteins below are encoded in one region of Edaphobacter bradus:
- the guaA gene encoding glutamine-hydrolyzing GMP synthase — protein sequence MDTSTIVILDFGSQYTQLIARRIREFNVFSVVLPCTASLDKVKELNPKGVILSGGPCSVYDADAPAADPAVLAMNVPVLGICYGLQFVVHHLGGKVESAPAREYGHAQVSVVAESKLFRGLPPAMNVWMSHGDEAKELPSGFQLTAKTSNAVAGIADEARRIWAVQFHPEVAHTKQGMDLLKNFCLDICGAAQDWTPEHFIHSTVERIREQVGDGHAICGLSGGVDSSVAAVLVSRAIGDRLTCIFVNNGVLRKDEFAKVQRTMREGLGLNVVAVDAAERFLTKLAGVTDPEKKRKIIGNEFIAVFDDEAARIVEAEKSAGDEVGWLVQGTLYPDVIESSSVHGPSHTIKSHHNVGGLPEDMKLKLIEPLRDLFKDEVRRIGRDLGMPEDILERQPFPGPGLAVRILGEVTEDRVALLQEADEIVVSEIKAAGLYRKVWQSFAVLLPVKSVGVMGDQRTYAYTCAIRAVESEDGMTADWAALPYEVLRTISSRIVSEVRGINRVVYDITSKPPGTIEWE from the coding sequence GTGGACACTTCAACGATTGTCATCCTGGATTTTGGCTCGCAATATACGCAACTCATCGCGCGGCGCATTCGCGAATTCAATGTGTTTTCCGTGGTTTTGCCATGTACGGCATCGCTGGATAAGGTAAAGGAGCTCAACCCGAAGGGGGTGATTCTCTCCGGCGGGCCCTGTTCTGTCTATGACGCAGATGCTCCGGCGGCCGACCCCGCTGTGCTGGCCATGAATGTGCCGGTTTTGGGTATCTGCTATGGGCTGCAGTTTGTGGTGCACCACTTGGGCGGCAAGGTGGAGTCGGCGCCGGCGCGCGAGTACGGTCACGCGCAGGTGAGCGTCGTGGCGGAGTCGAAGCTGTTTCGCGGGTTGCCTCCGGCGATGAATGTGTGGATGTCTCACGGAGACGAGGCGAAGGAACTGCCCTCGGGTTTCCAGTTGACGGCGAAGACGTCGAATGCGGTGGCTGGAATTGCCGATGAGGCACGGCGGATCTGGGCCGTCCAGTTTCATCCTGAGGTGGCGCACACGAAGCAGGGAATGGACCTGCTGAAGAACTTCTGTCTCGATATCTGCGGGGCCGCTCAGGACTGGACGCCGGAGCACTTCATTCACTCGACCGTTGAGCGGATCAGGGAGCAGGTGGGAGATGGCCATGCGATCTGCGGATTGAGCGGCGGAGTGGACTCCTCCGTGGCGGCGGTCCTGGTCTCGCGGGCAATCGGCGACAGGCTGACCTGCATCTTCGTCAACAACGGTGTGCTGCGCAAGGATGAGTTCGCCAAGGTGCAGAGGACGATGCGCGAGGGACTTGGCCTGAACGTCGTTGCCGTTGATGCGGCCGAGCGCTTTCTGACGAAGCTGGCTGGAGTAACTGATCCGGAGAAGAAGCGGAAGATCATCGGCAACGAATTCATCGCGGTGTTTGACGATGAAGCAGCCAGGATTGTTGAGGCGGAGAAGAGCGCGGGCGACGAGGTCGGATGGCTGGTGCAGGGGACGCTGTATCCGGATGTGATCGAATCGAGCAGCGTTCATGGGCCTTCGCACACCATCAAGAGCCACCACAACGTTGGCGGGCTACCCGAAGACATGAAGCTGAAGCTGATTGAACCGCTGCGTGACCTGTTCAAGGATGAGGTGCGCAGGATCGGGCGCGATCTCGGAATGCCGGAGGATATCCTTGAGCGGCAGCCCTTCCCGGGGCCAGGATTGGCGGTGCGGATTCTGGGCGAGGTCACGGAGGATCGTGTTGCGCTGCTGCAGGAAGCCGACGAGATCGTGGTTTCGGAGATCAAGGCCGCGGGGCTCTATCGCAAAGTGTGGCAGAGCTTCGCGGTGCTGCTGCCGGTGAAGTCTGTCGGCGTGATGGGCGATCAGAGGACGTACGCGTATACCTGTGCGATTCGCGCCGTTGAGAGCGAGGACGGGATGACGGCCGACTGGGCCGCGCTGCCCTATGAGGTGCTTCGCACGATCTCCAGCAGGATTGTGAGCGAGGTGCGGGGAATCAATCGCGTGGTGTACGACATTACTTCGAAGCCGCCGGGGACGATTGAGTGGGAGTAG
- the leuS gene encoding leucine--tRNA ligase, which yields MAEIVKNESERQMRYNPAEIEPKWQERWDADPALYAAEGHDSGKPKYYCLEMLPYPSGQLHMGHVRNYAIGDALARYMWMRGFNVLHPMGWDAFGLPAENAALKNNTPPREWTLANIDAMKKQMRRMGLSYDWSTEVATCLPEYYRWNQWFFVKMFEKGLAYRKKSKVNWCPDCQTVLANEQVVAGRCWRHEDTLVEQRDLTQWFLRITKYADELLKGLDTLEGWPEKVRTMQRNWIGRSEGALVDFVVDGEVKEQGCAKITVFTTRVDTIFGATSVQLAPEHPVAKAFAAEDAELAAKIAGLLEEQKKARESDDIGGIEKHGVNTGRFAVNPFNGERVPVWVGNYILAEYGTGAIMSVPAHDERDFEFAEKYGLDIRQVIAPKDGSEPELPYTAEEDAVLVGSGEWTGLGCAEAQQKMAVFAQAKGFGEATVTYRLKDWGVSRQRYWGTPIPMVYCEKGHDSPEPGRPAVEPGGVVALPESALPVVLPAQVKITQEGGSPLGKIAEFVKTTCPVCGGPARRETDTMDTFVDSSWYFYRYTDAEDDTVPFASDKANYWFPIDQYIGGVEHAILHLIYSRFWTKVMRDLGMIKNDEPAERLFTQGMVIKDGAKMSKSKGNVVSPDDMIARYGADATRMYALFAAPPDRDLEWQEEGVAGISRFLGRVHRLTTKYAAVSPANETSFNEESAAGQALLRKLHQTNAKMTHDFSGRWHFNTSIASIMILVNEITAKEAAMDAGEISEATIAQVFRGLTLLLAPFAPFLSSELWEQMGCKGVVFRTSWPEADERLAQEDEIEVPVQVNGKLVNVVKVPAGSDEATVKSAALDDEKVKARSQGKTVVKVIIVPGKLVNLVVK from the coding sequence ATGGCTGAGATTGTGAAGAACGAGAGCGAGCGGCAGATGCGGTATAACCCGGCGGAGATTGAGCCGAAGTGGCAGGAGCGGTGGGACGCGGACCCTGCGTTGTACGCTGCGGAGGGGCATGACTCGGGTAAGCCGAAGTACTACTGCCTGGAGATGCTGCCGTATCCGAGCGGGCAGTTGCACATGGGGCATGTGCGGAACTACGCGATTGGCGATGCACTGGCGCGCTACATGTGGATGCGCGGGTTCAACGTGCTGCACCCGATGGGGTGGGATGCCTTCGGCTTGCCGGCAGAGAACGCTGCGCTGAAGAACAACACACCGCCGCGGGAGTGGACGCTGGCCAACATCGACGCCATGAAGAAACAGATGCGGCGGATGGGGCTGAGCTACGACTGGTCGACCGAGGTGGCGACGTGCCTGCCGGAGTACTACCGGTGGAACCAGTGGTTCTTCGTGAAGATGTTTGAGAAGGGGCTGGCCTACCGGAAGAAGAGCAAGGTGAACTGGTGTCCCGACTGCCAGACCGTGCTTGCGAATGAGCAGGTGGTTGCGGGGCGGTGCTGGCGGCATGAGGATACGCTTGTCGAACAGCGCGATCTGACGCAGTGGTTTTTGCGGATTACGAAGTACGCCGATGAACTGCTGAAGGGACTGGATACGCTGGAAGGCTGGCCGGAGAAGGTCCGGACGATGCAGCGGAACTGGATTGGCCGCAGCGAAGGCGCGCTGGTGGATTTCGTGGTTGACGGCGAGGTGAAGGAGCAGGGATGCGCGAAGATCACGGTTTTTACGACTCGCGTGGATACGATCTTCGGTGCGACTTCGGTGCAGCTTGCTCCGGAGCATCCGGTGGCGAAGGCTTTTGCGGCTGAGGATGCGGAGCTGGCGGCGAAGATCGCGGGGCTGCTGGAGGAGCAGAAGAAGGCGCGCGAGTCGGATGACATCGGCGGGATAGAGAAGCACGGCGTGAATACCGGACGGTTCGCGGTGAATCCGTTCAACGGCGAGCGCGTGCCGGTATGGGTGGGGAACTACATTCTGGCAGAGTATGGCACGGGCGCGATTATGAGCGTGCCGGCGCACGATGAGCGGGACTTTGAGTTCGCGGAGAAGTATGGGTTGGATATCCGTCAGGTGATTGCACCGAAGGACGGCAGCGAACCTGAGTTGCCCTACACGGCGGAAGAGGATGCTGTGTTGGTGGGCTCGGGGGAGTGGACCGGGCTGGGGTGTGCGGAGGCGCAGCAGAAGATGGCTGTCTTCGCGCAGGCGAAGGGATTTGGCGAGGCCACGGTGACGTATCGGCTGAAGGATTGGGGTGTGAGCCGGCAGCGGTATTGGGGAACTCCAATCCCGATGGTGTACTGCGAGAAGGGGCATGACAGCCCTGAGCCCGGAAGGCCCGCCGTTGAGCCGGGCGGGGTTGTCGCGCTGCCCGAGAGTGCGCTGCCTGTGGTTCTTCCTGCGCAGGTGAAGATTACGCAGGAGGGCGGTTCGCCGCTGGGGAAGATTGCAGAGTTCGTGAAGACGACGTGCCCGGTGTGCGGCGGCCCGGCGCGGCGCGAAACGGACACAATGGATACGTTCGTCGATTCGAGCTGGTACTTCTACCGTTACACGGATGCGGAGGATGACACGGTTCCGTTTGCGAGCGACAAAGCGAACTACTGGTTCCCGATCGATCAGTACATTGGCGGCGTGGAGCACGCGATTCTGCACCTCATCTATTCGCGGTTCTGGACGAAGGTGATGCGCGACCTTGGGATGATCAAAAACGATGAGCCTGCGGAGCGTCTGTTTACGCAGGGAATGGTGATCAAAGACGGCGCCAAGATGTCGAAGTCGAAGGGGAATGTGGTCTCTCCTGACGACATGATTGCGCGTTACGGCGCGGACGCGACGAGAATGTATGCACTGTTTGCAGCTCCTCCGGACAGAGACCTGGAGTGGCAGGAAGAAGGTGTTGCGGGCATCAGCCGGTTTCTTGGACGAGTGCATCGGCTGACGACGAAGTATGCCGCTGTGAGTCCAGCGAATGAGACGTCTTTCAACGAGGAGTCGGCCGCGGGGCAGGCGTTGCTGCGGAAGCTGCACCAGACGAACGCGAAGATGACGCACGACTTCAGCGGACGATGGCACTTCAACACGTCGATCGCGTCGATCATGATTCTGGTGAACGAGATCACCGCGAAAGAAGCCGCGATGGATGCGGGAGAGATTTCAGAGGCGACCATTGCGCAGGTCTTTCGTGGCCTGACGCTGCTGCTGGCGCCGTTTGCGCCGTTTCTGTCGTCGGAGTTGTGGGAGCAGATGGGTTGCAAGGGCGTGGTCTTCCGGACGTCGTGGCCTGAGGCCGACGAGAGGCTTGCGCAGGAAGACGAGATCGAGGTTCCCGTGCAGGTGAACGGCAAGCTCGTGAACGTCGTGAAGGTGCCGGCAGGCAGCGACGAGGCTACGGTGAAGTCGGCGGCACTGGACGACGAGAAAGTGAAGGCCAGGAGCCAGGGGAAGACAGTGGTGAAGGTGATCATCGTGCCGGGCAAGCTGGTCAATCTTGTGGTGAAGTAG
- a CDS encoding tagatose 1,6-diphosphate aldolase translates to MSKLTPGKLAGLKAVSDHRGVIAAAAMDQRGSLQKSLAKERGSVANAHDLEEFKLQVTEVLTRHASAILLDPEFGLPAAKERNGKGLLLAYEKTGYDAATPGRLPDLLDVWSVRRLKEAGADCIKVLLYYTPFEKSHINDLKQAWIERIGDECIAHDIPFFLEFVGYDAEGGDEKSLAYAKKKPEVVSGSMAEFGKARYNIDVLKVEVPVEMAFVEGTRSFTGERAYTRAEALQHFRDAESMTHKPFIYLSAGVSNPVFIETLELAGESGTKFNGVLCGRATWKDGIPIYAKQGAKPFRAWLETTGVQNIENVNKALKAASPWYLKFGANSLAELG, encoded by the coding sequence ATGTCGAAGCTGACCCCAGGGAAACTCGCCGGCCTCAAGGCCGTATCCGATCACCGCGGCGTCATCGCCGCAGCCGCAATGGACCAGCGTGGCTCGCTTCAGAAGTCCCTCGCCAAGGAGCGCGGCTCCGTAGCCAACGCTCACGACCTCGAAGAGTTCAAGCTCCAGGTCACCGAGGTCCTCACCCGCCATGCCTCCGCCATCCTGCTCGACCCCGAGTTCGGTCTGCCCGCCGCGAAGGAGCGCAACGGCAAGGGCCTGCTCCTCGCCTACGAGAAGACCGGCTACGACGCGGCCACGCCAGGCCGTCTGCCCGACCTGCTCGACGTCTGGAGCGTACGGCGCCTGAAGGAAGCAGGAGCCGACTGCATCAAGGTCCTCCTCTACTACACCCCCTTCGAAAAGTCTCACATCAACGACCTCAAACAAGCCTGGATCGAGCGCATCGGCGACGAGTGCATCGCTCACGACATTCCCTTCTTCCTGGAGTTCGTCGGCTACGACGCCGAGGGCGGCGACGAGAAGTCGCTGGCCTACGCCAAAAAGAAGCCTGAGGTCGTCTCCGGCTCCATGGCTGAGTTCGGCAAGGCCCGTTACAACATCGATGTCCTCAAGGTCGAGGTCCCCGTTGAGATGGCCTTCGTCGAGGGCACCAGGTCCTTCACGGGTGAGCGCGCTTACACCCGCGCCGAGGCCCTGCAGCACTTCCGCGACGCCGAATCGATGACCCACAAGCCCTTCATCTACCTCTCGGCTGGCGTCTCAAACCCTGTCTTCATCGAGACCCTGGAGCTCGCGGGCGAATCAGGCACCAAGTTCAACGGTGTGCTCTGCGGCCGGGCAACATGGAAGGACGGAATCCCTATCTACGCCAAGCAGGGCGCGAAGCCCTTCCGCGCCTGGCTGGAGACGACCGGGGTCCAGAACATCGAAAACGTCAACAAAGCCCTCAAGGCGGCGAGCCCCTGGTACCTCAAGTTCGGGGCCAACTCCCTCGCCGAACTCGGCTAA